Proteins from a genomic interval of Lolium perenne isolate Kyuss_39 chromosome 1, Kyuss_2.0, whole genome shotgun sequence:
- the LOC127325977 gene encoding cytochrome P450 CYP72A616-like isoform X1, producing the protein MGMGTSCVGRASLGMEEAAAALPRASPQILMLAVTAVLACWCAGRALEWAWWRPRRLGAALRSQGLRGTAYRPLAGDEPLNGRLNREARSRALPLRCHDIAPRAMPLIHQLIKENGEMFISWFGPVPRVTITKPDLVHKVLSNKFGHFEKFMFSHVLKMLHNGVSSQEGEKWAKHRRIISPAFHLEKLKRMLPAFAACCIELVDGWESMATRDDETIEVDVWSEMQRLAGDVISRAAFGSSYLEGRKIFELQGEQAKLTVLVLNKIYFPGYLSLPTRTNRRRKQIAAEVEGILKGLIAKREEDLRTGQGTSDDLLGLLLESNMAHRRGGGGGLMTDEVIGECKLFYFAGTETTSALLTWTMVLLCMHPEWQHRAREEVLQVLGSSSTPDYDCLNRLRTVSMVLYEVLRLYPPITAIHRRTYKPMEVDGIRYPAGVMLTIPVLCIHHDKDVWGADVHEFRPERFADGISKATASGSRNTPAPFFPFSGGPRVCIGQNFALLEAKMGLAMILQRFSLELSPAYKHAPLPIGMLQPQHGAQIKLRRLH; encoded by the exons ATGGGCATGGGCACTAGCTGCGTAGGACGAGCGTCACTTGgcatggaggaggcggcggcagcTCTCCCGCGGGCGTCTCCTCAGATTCTGATGCTCGCCGTGACCGCCGTCCTGGCGTGCTGGTGCGCCGGGCGCGCGCTGGAGTGGGCGTGGTGGAGGCCGCGGCGGCTGGGCGCGGCGCTGAGGTCGCAGGGACTCCGTGGCACGGCGTACCGCCCGCTGGCCGGCGACGAGCCCCTCAACGGGCGGCTCAACCGCGAGGCCAGGTCCCGGGCCCTGCCGCTGCGCTGCCACGACATCGCGCCGCGGGCGATGCCGCTGATCCATCAGCTCATCAAGGAAAACG GTGAGATGTTCATCAGCTGGTTTGGGCCTGTGCCTAGGGTAACCATCACTAAGCCTGACCTGGTGCACAAAGTTCTGTCCAACAAATTTGGGCATTTTGAGAAGTTCATGTTTAGCCATGTTTTGAAGATGCTGCACAACGGTGTGAGTAGCCAGGAGGGTGAAAAATGGGCCAAACATCGTAGGATCATCAGCCCTGCTTTCCATCTAGAGAAGCTGAAG CGCATGTTGCCTGCTTTTGCTGCATGTTGCATCGAGTTGGTTGATGGATGGGAAAGTATGGCCACCAGGGATGATGAGACAATTGAGGTGGATGTTTGGTCTGAGATGCAGAGACTGGCAGGGGATGTTATCTCCCGTGCCGCGTTTGGCAGCAGCTACCTTGaaggaaggaagattttcgagctTCAGGGGGAGCAGGCTAAGCTCACTGTGCTTGTCCTGAATAAGATATACTTCCCTGGTTACTT GTCCTTGCCTACGAGAACTAACCGAAGGAGGAAGCAGATCGCTGCCGAGGTTGAGGGGATCCTGAAAGGCCTCATTGCGAAAAGAGAGGAGGACCTGAGAACTGGCCAAGGTACAAGCGATGatcttcttggcctgctgctggaGTCGAACATGGCTCACCGcagagggggcggcggcggcctcatGACGGATGAGGTGATCGGAGAGTGCAAGCTGTTCTACTTTGCTGGCACGGAGACCACATCGGCTCTGCTCACTTGGACTATGGTCTTGCTGTGCATGCACCCGGAGTGGCAGCACCGCGCGAGGGAGGAGGTCCTGCAGGTCTTGGGCAGCAGCAGCACCCCAGATTATGACTGTTTAAATCGCCTGAGAACC GTGAGCATGGTTTTGTACGAGGTGCTTCGGCTCTACCCACCGATAACAGCGATCCACCGCCGGACATACAAGCCGATGGAGGTCGACGGGATTAGGTACCCGGCTGGCGTGATGCTGACTATACCTGTGTTGTGCATCCACCATGACAAAGACGTCTGGGGGGCAGACGTGCACGAGTTCAGGCCAGAGAGGTTTGCCGATGGAATCTCCAAGGCGACAGCTTCCGGGTCCAGGAACACGCCGGCACCCTTCTTCCCGTTTAGTGGGGGCCCCCGGGTCTGCATCGGACAGAACTTTGCACTGCTCGAGGCTAAGATGGGGCTCGCCATGATCCTTCAACGTTTCTCCTTGGAGCTCTCACCAGCCTACAAACACGCACCATTACCCATTGGCATGCTGCAGCCACAGCACGGCGCACAAATCAAGCTCAGGAGGCTTCATTGA
- the LOC127325977 gene encoding cytochrome P450 CYP72A616-like isoform X2 codes for MGIFHTDKCGEMFISWFGPVPRVTITKPDLVHKVLSNKFGHFEKFMFSHVLKMLHNGVSSQEGEKWAKHRRIISPAFHLEKLKRMLPAFAACCIELVDGWESMATRDDETIEVDVWSEMQRLAGDVISRAAFGSSYLEGRKIFELQGEQAKLTVLVLNKIYFPGYLSLPTRTNRRRKQIAAEVEGILKGLIAKREEDLRTGQGTSDDLLGLLLESNMAHRRGGGGGLMTDEVIGECKLFYFAGTETTSALLTWTMVLLCMHPEWQHRAREEVLQVLGSSSTPDYDCLNRLRTVSMVLYEVLRLYPPITAIHRRTYKPMEVDGIRYPAGVMLTIPVLCIHHDKDVWGADVHEFRPERFADGISKATASGSRNTPAPFFPFSGGPRVCIGQNFALLEAKMGLAMILQRFSLELSPAYKHAPLPIGMLQPQHGAQIKLRRLH; via the exons ATGGGAATCTTTCATACAGACAAATGCG GTGAGATGTTCATCAGCTGGTTTGGGCCTGTGCCTAGGGTAACCATCACTAAGCCTGACCTGGTGCACAAAGTTCTGTCCAACAAATTTGGGCATTTTGAGAAGTTCATGTTTAGCCATGTTTTGAAGATGCTGCACAACGGTGTGAGTAGCCAGGAGGGTGAAAAATGGGCCAAACATCGTAGGATCATCAGCCCTGCTTTCCATCTAGAGAAGCTGAAG CGCATGTTGCCTGCTTTTGCTGCATGTTGCATCGAGTTGGTTGATGGATGGGAAAGTATGGCCACCAGGGATGATGAGACAATTGAGGTGGATGTTTGGTCTGAGATGCAGAGACTGGCAGGGGATGTTATCTCCCGTGCCGCGTTTGGCAGCAGCTACCTTGaaggaaggaagattttcgagctTCAGGGGGAGCAGGCTAAGCTCACTGTGCTTGTCCTGAATAAGATATACTTCCCTGGTTACTT GTCCTTGCCTACGAGAACTAACCGAAGGAGGAAGCAGATCGCTGCCGAGGTTGAGGGGATCCTGAAAGGCCTCATTGCGAAAAGAGAGGAGGACCTGAGAACTGGCCAAGGTACAAGCGATGatcttcttggcctgctgctggaGTCGAACATGGCTCACCGcagagggggcggcggcggcctcatGACGGATGAGGTGATCGGAGAGTGCAAGCTGTTCTACTTTGCTGGCACGGAGACCACATCGGCTCTGCTCACTTGGACTATGGTCTTGCTGTGCATGCACCCGGAGTGGCAGCACCGCGCGAGGGAGGAGGTCCTGCAGGTCTTGGGCAGCAGCAGCACCCCAGATTATGACTGTTTAAATCGCCTGAGAACC GTGAGCATGGTTTTGTACGAGGTGCTTCGGCTCTACCCACCGATAACAGCGATCCACCGCCGGACATACAAGCCGATGGAGGTCGACGGGATTAGGTACCCGGCTGGCGTGATGCTGACTATACCTGTGTTGTGCATCCACCATGACAAAGACGTCTGGGGGGCAGACGTGCACGAGTTCAGGCCAGAGAGGTTTGCCGATGGAATCTCCAAGGCGACAGCTTCCGGGTCCAGGAACACGCCGGCACCCTTCTTCCCGTTTAGTGGGGGCCCCCGGGTCTGCATCGGACAGAACTTTGCACTGCTCGAGGCTAAGATGGGGCTCGCCATGATCCTTCAACGTTTCTCCTTGGAGCTCTCACCAGCCTACAAACACGCACCATTACCCATTGGCATGCTGCAGCCACAGCACGGCGCACAAATCAAGCTCAGGAGGCTTCATTGA
- the LOC127325977 gene encoding cytochrome P450 CYP72A616-like isoform X3 produces MFISWFGPVPRVTITKPDLVHKVLSNKFGHFEKFMFSHVLKMLHNGVSSQEGEKWAKHRRIISPAFHLEKLKRMLPAFAACCIELVDGWESMATRDDETIEVDVWSEMQRLAGDVISRAAFGSSYLEGRKIFELQGEQAKLTVLVLNKIYFPGYLSLPTRTNRRRKQIAAEVEGILKGLIAKREEDLRTGQGTSDDLLGLLLESNMAHRRGGGGGLMTDEVIGECKLFYFAGTETTSALLTWTMVLLCMHPEWQHRAREEVLQVLGSSSTPDYDCLNRLRTVSMVLYEVLRLYPPITAIHRRTYKPMEVDGIRYPAGVMLTIPVLCIHHDKDVWGADVHEFRPERFADGISKATASGSRNTPAPFFPFSGGPRVCIGQNFALLEAKMGLAMILQRFSLELSPAYKHAPLPIGMLQPQHGAQIKLRRLH; encoded by the exons ATGTTCATCAGCTGGTTTGGGCCTGTGCCTAGGGTAACCATCACTAAGCCTGACCTGGTGCACAAAGTTCTGTCCAACAAATTTGGGCATTTTGAGAAGTTCATGTTTAGCCATGTTTTGAAGATGCTGCACAACGGTGTGAGTAGCCAGGAGGGTGAAAAATGGGCCAAACATCGTAGGATCATCAGCCCTGCTTTCCATCTAGAGAAGCTGAAG CGCATGTTGCCTGCTTTTGCTGCATGTTGCATCGAGTTGGTTGATGGATGGGAAAGTATGGCCACCAGGGATGATGAGACAATTGAGGTGGATGTTTGGTCTGAGATGCAGAGACTGGCAGGGGATGTTATCTCCCGTGCCGCGTTTGGCAGCAGCTACCTTGaaggaaggaagattttcgagctTCAGGGGGAGCAGGCTAAGCTCACTGTGCTTGTCCTGAATAAGATATACTTCCCTGGTTACTT GTCCTTGCCTACGAGAACTAACCGAAGGAGGAAGCAGATCGCTGCCGAGGTTGAGGGGATCCTGAAAGGCCTCATTGCGAAAAGAGAGGAGGACCTGAGAACTGGCCAAGGTACAAGCGATGatcttcttggcctgctgctggaGTCGAACATGGCTCACCGcagagggggcggcggcggcctcatGACGGATGAGGTGATCGGAGAGTGCAAGCTGTTCTACTTTGCTGGCACGGAGACCACATCGGCTCTGCTCACTTGGACTATGGTCTTGCTGTGCATGCACCCGGAGTGGCAGCACCGCGCGAGGGAGGAGGTCCTGCAGGTCTTGGGCAGCAGCAGCACCCCAGATTATGACTGTTTAAATCGCCTGAGAACC GTGAGCATGGTTTTGTACGAGGTGCTTCGGCTCTACCCACCGATAACAGCGATCCACCGCCGGACATACAAGCCGATGGAGGTCGACGGGATTAGGTACCCGGCTGGCGTGATGCTGACTATACCTGTGTTGTGCATCCACCATGACAAAGACGTCTGGGGGGCAGACGTGCACGAGTTCAGGCCAGAGAGGTTTGCCGATGGAATCTCCAAGGCGACAGCTTCCGGGTCCAGGAACACGCCGGCACCCTTCTTCCCGTTTAGTGGGGGCCCCCGGGTCTGCATCGGACAGAACTTTGCACTGCTCGAGGCTAAGATGGGGCTCGCCATGATCCTTCAACGTTTCTCCTTGGAGCTCTCACCAGCCTACAAACACGCACCATTACCCATTGGCATGCTGCAGCCACAGCACGGCGCACAAATCAAGCTCAGGAGGCTTCATTGA